The Phocoena phocoena chromosome 4, mPhoPho1.1, whole genome shotgun sequence genome contains a region encoding:
- the NUDT16 gene encoding U8 snoRNA-decapping enzyme, giving the protein MAGIRRLELAEALQLGPGWRHACHALLYAPDPGLLFGRIPLRYAVLMQMRFDGRLGFPGGFVDLRDCSLEDGLNRELGEELGEAAAAFRVERADYRSSHAGSRPRVVAHFYAKCLTLEQLTAVEMGAPRARDHGLEVLGLVRVPLYTLRDGVGGLPAFLENTFIGNAREQLLEALQNLGLLEPGSFARLKFSARP; this is encoded by the exons ATGGCCGGGATACGCAGGCTGGAGCTGGCGGAGGCCTTGCAGCTGGGGCCGGGCTGGCGGCACGCGTGCCACGCGCTGCTCTACGCGCCGGACCCGGGGTTGCTCTTCGGCCGCATCCCGCTGCGCTACGCAGTGCTG ATGCAGATGCGCTTTGACGGGCGCCTGGGCTTCCCCGGCGGATTCGTGGACTTGCGGGACTGCAGCCTGGAGGACGGGCTGAACCGCGAGCTAGGCGAGGAACTGGGCGAGGCCGCGGCCGCCTTCCGCGTGGAGCGTGCCGATTACCGCAGCTCGCACGCCGGGTCCCGGCCGCGCGTCGTGGCGCACTTCTACGCCAAGTGCCTGACCCTGGAGCAGCTGACTGCGGTGGAGATGGGCGCGCCGCGCGCCCGGGACCACGGGCTGGAG gtGCTGGGCCTGGTACGGGTGCCCCTGTACACCCTGCGGGATGGTGTGGGAGGCCTGCCTGCCTTTCTGGAGAATACGTTTATTGGAAATGCACGGGAACAGCTGCTGGAAGCCCTCCAGAACCTCGGACTGCTGGAACCTGGCTCTTTCGCACGCTTAAAGTTCTCAGCTCGTCCCTAG